In Eucalyptus grandis isolate ANBG69807.140 chromosome 4, ASM1654582v1, whole genome shotgun sequence, the following proteins share a genomic window:
- the LOC104442970 gene encoding cysteine proteinase inhibitor 5-like, with amino-acid sequence MRPQILLLLLFLAILPLSAIAARGQGWKQIEDVDDPRIKSMGEFAVADFNRKTHAGLIFKAVLTVTDDVVDSEKTGYLLHLAVEGDPPSCFDTVVLEFRWLDHWEVLYFDSKSC; translated from the coding sequence ATGAGACCTCAaatcctgctcctcctcctcttcctcgccATTCTCCCTCTCTCCGCCATCGCCGCCCGTGGCCAAGGGTGGAAGCAGATCGAGGATGTGGACGATCCGCGCATCAAATCGATGGGCGAATTCGCGGTTGCCGACTTCAACAGGAAGACCCACGCCGGCCTGATTTTCAAAGCTGTCCTAACAGTAACAGATGATGTCGTGGACAGCGAAAAAACCGGGTATCTCCTGCATCTCGCCGTGGAGGGGGATCCGCCGAGCTGCTTCGACACCGTCGTTCTGGAGTTCCGCTGGCTGGACCACTGGGAGGTTTTGTACTTTGACAGTAAGAGTTGCTAA
- the LOC104442971 gene encoding cysteine proteinase inhibitor 1 yields the protein MRPQMLLLALFLAVLPLSAITAIGPAIAGGIWEPIKDLKNKHIIAIAEFAVADFNRKSHTGLVLKAIRGGNSAAGDSDYRYLLHLNVEQPPSCYKAVVLEYNWLHHWEVLSFDSETC from the coding sequence ATGAGACCTCAAATGCTCCTCCTGGCCCTCTTCCTCGCCGTCCTCCCTCTCTCGGCCATCACCGCCATTGGCCCAGCTATCGCCGGCGGTATATGGGAGCCAATCAAGGACTTGAAAAACAAGCACATCATAGCGATCGCCGAATTCGCAGTAGCCGACTTCAACAGGAAGAGCCACACCGGCCTGGTTCTGAAGGCCATCCGAGGAGGGAATTCCGCGGCGGGTGATTCCGACTACAGGTATCTCCTGCATCTCAACGTGGAACAGCCGCCGTCATGTTACAAGGCTGTGGTTCTGGAGTATAACTGGCTGCACCACTGGGAGGTTTTGTCCTTTGATAGCGAGACTTGCTGA